From the genome of Candidatus Competibacteraceae bacterium:
GGGATACCGAGAGGCCTGGATTGATGGCGGGCCGGATACCGGCGTTGAACAAGTCGGTTTCCAGAAAGATCTGGCCGTCGGTAATCGAGATCACGTTGGTGGGCACGAATGCCGATACGTCGCCGGCCTGAGTCTCAATGATCGGCAGTGCGGTCAGTGAGCCGGTTTTACCTTTCACCTCGCCGTTAGTCAGACGCTCGACTTCATCGGCATTGATGCGGGAAGCGCGTTCCAGCAGACGGGAGTGCAGATAGAACACGTCGCCGGGGAAAGCCTCGCGACCCGGTGGGCGGCGTAGCAACAGCGAGACCTGGCGATAGGCCACGGCCTGCTTGGACAGGTCATCATAGACGATGAGGGCATCCCCGCCGCGATCGCGGAAGTACTCACCCATCGCACAGCCGGAGTACGGCGCGGTATACAGCATTGCGGCCGACTCGGAGGCGCTGGCGGCGACCACGATGGTGTGATCCATCGCACCGTGCTCTTCCAGCTTGCGCACCACATTGGCGATTGAAGAGTTCTTCTGGCCAATCGCCACATAGACACACTTGATGCCCGTGCCCTTCTGATTGATGATCGCGTCGATCGCCACCGCGGTCTTGCCGGTCTGACGGTCGCCGATGATCAATTCGCGCTGACCACGGCCAATCGGCACCATGGCGTCGATCGCTTTCAAACCGGTTTGCACCGGCTGGCTGACCGACTGACGCTCGATAACACCGGGCGCGATGACCTCGACGGGCGAGGTCTGCGTGGCATTGATCGGCCCCTTGCCATCGATGGGCTGGCCGAGAGAATTGACCACGCGCCCCAACAGCGCCTCGCCCACCGGCACCTCAAGGATGCGGCCCGTGCAAAGCGCCTTGTCGCCTTCCGCCAAGTGCTCGTAATCGCCCAGAATCACGGCGCCAACGGAATCGCGCTCCAGATTCATGGCGAGGCCGTAAGTAACCGGGTCGCCTTCCCGTGGTGACGGGAACTCGATCATTTCACCCTGCATCGCGTTGTCGAGGCCATAAATCCGGGCAATGCCGTCGGCCAGACTGACGATGGTGCCTTCCGTGCGGGCTTCGGCGGTCGCCTGATAACCTTGCAGACGCTGCCGAATCAGATCGCTGATTTCGGATGGTTTGAGTTGCATAAAACGGTTTTCCCCCTACTGGCTTAAGGCCGTGGCGAGTTTGTCCAGCCGGCCGCGCGCCGAACCGTCGATCACCAGATCGCCGACCCGAATCACCGCGCCCGCGATCAGCGACTCATCTTGCTTGCAGTCCAGCACAATGTCGCGCTTGAACCTCGCCTTAAGTGCCTTGATCACGATCTTGCGCTGGGCGGCGGTCACGGCGGCGGCACTGACGAGTTCGGCGTGAACGGTGCTTTCCGCCTCCGCGCGCAACCGCTCGAACAGAACGGCGATACTGGGAAGTTGGTGCAGGCGATGGTTCTCGGCCAACACCTTAAGGAAGGTGACGAATGCGTCCGGCGCTTCCACGCCGCCGCGAACGTCACGACATAACCCCCCGACCAAGTCGGCTTTCTGCTCGCCGCGCAGCACGGGGTTCCAAGGCCCCAGCAGGCGATGCAGGGCGGGGTCGGCCGCGATGGCGGCGGCCACCCACAAAAGCTCGGACCAGAGCGGCAATTCCTGCGCGGCTTGAGCATCCTCGAACGCGGCGCGGGCGTAAGGCCGAGCGGCGGCGGTGGGTCGGACGACGGTTGTCGTTTCAGCCATTGGCGTGGTCCGTGTGGTTAGAGCTGCGCAACCAGGTCATCCAGCATGGCGGCGTTGGCCGCTTCGTCAACCTCGCGCTTGAGAATCTTGCCAGCGCCAGCGACGGCGAGATTGACAACTTGGCCGCGAAGTTGCTCGCGGGCGCGGTTGATCTCTTGCTCGATCTCCGCTTGGGCGGCGACGAGCTGGCGACCGCCTTCGGCACGAGCATCCAGTTTCGATTGCTCGATGATTTCGTTGGCGCGCTTGTTGGCTTGGGCAACGATGTCGGCGGCTTGCTGTTTGGCTTCCTTGAGCATCTGCGCGGCCTTGGCCTGAGCCAGTTCCTGCTCGTGGACACCGCGCTCGGCGGAGGCCAAGCCGTCAGCGATACGCTTCTGGCGATCCTGCATGGCCTGGATGATCGGCGGCCATACATACTTCATGGTAAACAGCACCAGAAGGCCGAACGTGATCATCTGCCCAATAAGCGTGGCATTGAAGTTCACGCGGTTACCTCCTCAGCTATACGGATGGCGTATTGTTGGAAAGCCCCGAAGATCAATGGCTCAGAGCCTGCTGCACCGGGCCGAGGAACGGGTTGGCGAAGGTGAAGAACAGCGCGATACCGACGCCGATCATGGTCACCGCGTCGAGCAGACCGGCGACGATGAACATCTTGACCTGCAACGCGGGGATCATTTCCGGCTGACGCGCGGCGCCTTCCAGAAACTTGCCGCCCAACAGGGCGAAACCGATGGCGGTTCCCAGCGCGCCCATGCCCAGAATCAGAGCCACGGCGATAACGGTCATACCCTGCACGTTAGCAATCAGGCTTGCAGCTTCCATTTATTGTCTCCCGTTTAGAGGTTGGGGTGTGGTAAAAAACCAGTTTTGGTTGGCGAAACCGGCCCTGTCGCAGGGGGGTCGGCTCCGGAACGATCCGTCTAGTGATCCTCATGCGCCATGCTGAGATAGACGATGGTCAACACCATGAAGATAAACGCTTGCAGGGTGATGACGAGAATGTGGAACACCGCCCACGGCCAGCCCAGCGTAAACTGAATCCACCAAGGCAACAGTGCGATCAGAATAAAAATCAGCTCACCGGCGTAGAGGTTGCCGAACAAACGCAGACCGAGCGAAATGGGCTTGGCCAAATCCTCGACAATCCGCAACAACAGATTGAAGGGCATAAGCCACTTACCGAAGGGATGGGTCAACACTTCCATCGTGAAACGCATTGGACCCTTGACCTTGATGCTGTAGTAATAAACCAGCAGCAATACCGAGATCGACATGCCGAACGTCGAATTCAGATCAGTGGACGGCACCGAGCGCAGATAATGAATACCGAACAGACTAGCGATGGAAGGTAATAGATCCACCGGCACCAAATCCATGGCGTTCCACAAGAATACCCAGACAAAGATGGTCAGGGCCAGCGGGGCAATCACTGGATTACGACCGTGAAACGAATCCTTAACCTGAGTATCGACAAAATCGACCATGATTTCGCAGAAATTCTGTAACGGCCCCGGCACGTCGCTGGTAGCCGATTTCGCGGCTTTC
Proteins encoded in this window:
- a CDS encoding F0F1 ATP synthase subunit alpha; amino-acid sequence: MQLKPSEISDLIRQRLQGYQATAEARTEGTIVSLADGIARIYGLDNAMQGEMIEFPSPREGDPVTYGLAMNLERDSVGAVILGDYEHLAEGDKALCTGRILEVPVGEALLGRVVNSLGQPIDGKGPINATQTSPVEVIAPGVIERQSVSQPVQTGLKAIDAMVPIGRGQRELIIGDRQTGKTAVAIDAIINQKGTGIKCVYVAIGQKNSSIANVVRKLEEHGAMDHTIVVAASASESAAMLYTAPYSGCAMGEYFRDRGGDALIVYDDLSKQAVAYRQVSLLLRRPPGREAFPGDVFYLHSRLLERASRINADEVERLTNGEVKGKTGSLTALPIIETQAGDVSAFVPTNVISITDGQIFLETDLFNAGIRPAINPGLSVSRVGGAAQTKIIKKLGGGIRLALAQYRELAAFAQFASDLDEATRKQLERGQRATELMKQKQYSPMSVAEMGISLYSVDRGYLDDVPLNKIGDFEAGLLAFARANHAALIDQINATGDYNDEIESGIKKVVEDFRAHFV
- a CDS encoding F0F1 ATP synthase subunit delta, whose translation is MAETTTVVRPTAAARPYARAAFEDAQAAQELPLWSELLWVAAAIAADPALHRLLGPWNPVLRGEQKADLVGGLCRDVRGGVEAPDAFVTFLKVLAENHRLHQLPSIAVLFERLRAEAESTVHAELVSAAAVTAAQRKIVIKALKARFKRDIVLDCKQDESLIAGAVIRVGDLVIDGSARGRLDKLATALSQ
- a CDS encoding F0F1 ATP synthase subunit B, with the protein product MNFNATLIGQMITFGLLVLFTMKYVWPPIIQAMQDRQKRIADGLASAERGVHEQELAQAKAAQMLKEAKQQAADIVAQANKRANEIIEQSKLDARAEGGRQLVAAQAEIEQEINRAREQLRGQVVNLAVAGAGKILKREVDEAANAAMLDDLVAQL
- the atpE gene encoding F0F1 ATP synthase subunit C; this encodes MEAASLIANVQGMTVIAVALILGMGALGTAIGFALLGGKFLEGAARQPEMIPALQVKMFIVAGLLDAVTMIGVGIALFFTFANPFLGPVQQALSH
- the atpB gene encoding F0F1 ATP synthase subunit A — encoded protein: MSESGHSATGYIVHHLTNLKVGEGFWALHIDTLFFSAGLGVLFLWLFMKAAKSATSDVPGPLQNFCEIMVDFVDTQVKDSFHGRNPVIAPLALTIFVWVFLWNAMDLVPVDLLPSIASLFGIHYLRSVPSTDLNSTFGMSISVLLLVYYYSIKVKGPMRFTMEVLTHPFGKWLMPFNLLLRIVEDLAKPISLGLRLFGNLYAGELIFILIALLPWWIQFTLGWPWAVFHILVITLQAFIFMVLTIVYLSMAHEDH